One genomic region from Gammaproteobacteria bacterium encodes:
- the bcp gene encoding thioredoxin-dependent thiol peroxidase, producing the protein MIVVGSEAPDFTLLTDTGETVTLSKVAGKKVLYFYPKNNTPGCTKEACDFRDRIDVFKKEGVEVFGISKDNQQSHAKFKTKYGLPFTLLVDDQGNVCEQYGVINKKSLFGKTFLGIKRSTFLIDEHNIIRAIWRGVKVPGHIEQVINEFK; encoded by the coding sequence ATGATAGTCGTGGGTAGTGAAGCACCTGATTTTACCTTACTGACCGATACGGGCGAAACCGTAACTTTAAGTAAAGTAGCAGGCAAGAAAGTTTTATATTTTTATCCCAAAAACAATACGCCCGGTTGCACGAAAGAAGCATGTGATTTTCGCGATCGAATTGATGTCTTTAAAAAAGAAGGGGTCGAAGTCTTTGGTATTTCCAAAGATAACCAACAAAGTCACGCCAAATTTAAAACCAAATATGGTCTGCCTTTCACTCTATTAGTCGATGATCAAGGCAATGTGTGTGAACAGTACGGCGTGATTAATAAAAAAAGTTTATTTGGTAAAACTTTTTTAGGCATCAAACGCTCTACTTTTTTAATTGATGAACATAATATTATCCGCGCCATTTGGCGTGGTGTGAAAGTACCCGGGCATATCGAGCAGGTTATTAATGAATTCAAGTAA
- a CDS encoding glycine zipper 2TM domain-containing protein, protein MKKIILSALALCFSITFLIGCTNRDMGTVGGAALGGVAGSALTGGSALGTVAGAVGGGLIGRSVSN, encoded by the coding sequence ATGAAAAAAATAATCTTATCTGCTTTAGCATTATGTTTCTCGATAACGTTCCTTATAGGCTGTACTAATCGTGATATGGGCACTGTAGGCGGCGCCGCTTTAGGGGGTGTTGCAGGTAGCGCATTAACCGGTGGTAGCGCACTTGGTACAGTTGCAGGCGCCGTTGGTGGCGGATTAATCGGTCGATCTGTTTCAAATTAA
- a CDS encoding 23S rRNA (adenine(2030)-N(6))-methyltransferase RlmJ — protein sequence MNYNHAYHAGNFADVLKHIVLIGLFDALLRKDKPFCYLDTHAGRGYYDLSKMAQKTQEYEEGILKILAEDNPPLLVKKYLHAVRELNQELAGSNQSPLKFYPGSPLLAQRFKRESDSLIACELHPETFQFLKSSMTGITQVAIHHIDGYLGLKAYLPPKERRGLILIDPPYENRDEFKNIIAALKIALKRFDHGIYMVWYPIKDPYQVLYFKKQLQTLDQTILMIDFTIHPPIAQFLKGCGLAIINPPYGFQQTINQLLPWLWNALTINHQGGYSTYLLNSAVK from the coding sequence ATGAATTATAATCACGCTTATCACGCCGGTAACTTTGCCGACGTTTTGAAACATATTGTTCTCATTGGACTCTTTGACGCCCTGCTTCGCAAAGATAAACCGTTTTGTTATTTAGACACCCATGCTGGGCGCGGCTATTATGACTTGTCGAAAATGGCGCAGAAGACACAAGAATATGAAGAAGGCATTTTAAAAATTCTTGCTGAAGACAATCCACCGCTCCTGGTGAAAAAATATTTACACGCTGTCCGTGAACTGAATCAAGAATTAGCGGGCTCTAATCAATCACCCTTAAAATTTTATCCTGGTTCGCCACTTCTCGCCCAGCGTTTTAAACGAGAGAGTGATTCATTAATTGCTTGTGAATTACATCCCGAAACCTTTCAATTTTTAAAAAGTAGTATGACGGGGATTACCCAAGTTGCAATTCATCATATTGATGGTTATCTCGGATTAAAGGCTTACCTGCCGCCGAAGGAACGTCGAGGTTTAATTTTAATTGACCCACCTTATGAAAACCGGGATGAATTTAAGAACATTATTGCAGCACTTAAGATTGCGCTAAAACGCTTTGACCATGGAATTTACATGGTTTGGTATCCAATTAAAGACCCTTACCAAGTTCTTTATTTTAAAAAACAGTTGCAAACGCTTGATCAGACTATCCTCATGATTGATTTTACAATTCACCCCCCAATCGCCCAGTTTCTTAAGGGTTGTGGCTTAGCGATCATTAACCCGCCTTATGGATTTCAACAAACAATCAATCAGTTATTGCCCTGGCTTTGGAATGCTTTAACAATCAATCATCAAGGAGGCTATTCCACCTATTTGCTAAATTCAGCGGTAAAATAA
- the murI gene encoding glutamate racemase, whose product MKSPSLERPIGIFDSGIGGLTVAQAIVKIMPKENIVYFGDTAHMPYGEKSAAAIQAYAVKIAHLLISQDCKLILIACNSASAAAYELVKEYSASQSLVMNVIDPVVRYIKEKYPKKRVGLIGTRQTVNSLIYKKKIDELNLGIQLSASATNLLASAIEEFGNHDIIDDLLRVYLMHPNLQNIDALVLACTHYPIIKDKISNYYQKPIELIDSSDIVAQAVKLKLEQCNLLNHDGNSKKSFYVSDYTDTFAANAKLFFDEDISLEHYPLWD is encoded by the coding sequence AGACCCATAGGAATATTTGATAGTGGTATCGGCGGATTGACTGTCGCTCAAGCTATTGTAAAAATTATGCCCAAAGAAAATATTGTGTACTTTGGTGATACAGCGCACATGCCTTATGGCGAAAAATCTGCTGCTGCAATTCAAGCCTATGCGGTCAAAATTGCACATTTGTTGATTAGCCAAGACTGCAAGCTTATTTTAATTGCCTGTAATTCTGCATCAGCTGCAGCTTATGAGTTAGTCAAAGAGTACAGCGCGAGCCAATCTTTAGTGATGAATGTGATCGATCCAGTCGTGCGGTACATCAAGGAAAAGTATCCAAAAAAACGCGTAGGACTCATTGGGACCAGACAAACAGTCAATTCACTTATTTATAAAAAGAAAATTGACGAACTGAATTTAGGAATTCAACTATCGGCTTCTGCTACGAATTTACTGGCTTCAGCAATTGAAGAGTTTGGGAATCACGACATCATTGATGATTTACTCAGAGTGTATTTAATGCATCCCAACCTACAAAATATCGATGCCCTCGTGCTTGCTTGCACGCATTATCCAATCATTAAAGATAAAATTTCTAACTATTACCAAAAACCAATTGAACTAATCGATTCGTCGGACATCGTTGCGCAAGCAGTCAAATTAAAACTAGAACAGTGCAACTTATTAAATCACGATGGCAACAGCAAAAAATCATTTTATGTCTCCGACTACACTGATACATTTGCAGCGAACGCAAAATTATTTTTTGATGAAGACATTTCACTAGAACATTATCCCCTTTGGGATTAG